CTGCTCAAACGCTTTCTTGTCTTCCACGCCCCGCCGAACCTGAATGTCTTTCGCTCCGAAATCGCGCATGGTCTGCGTTACCTTTCTGGCGTCTACGAGGTCGATGACCAGGTTGGTCGCCAGGTTGCTGCTGACGATGATCATGTCGTAGACCAGCGCCGACAATGGACGTTTGGTGCCAACCCGGGTGTAGATGAGCGTATCGCTGTCGTCGCTGGCTTTCAGGCTGTAGGGGCTGCCGTCGACGATGCTCCGAAATTCGTTTTTGATCAGAACGGAGTCGGAGAGCGACAAACGGCCCTGCGCGGCCTGTTTGTAGACCTCAATCATGACCGGCGTTTTCATGGTGCTGGCGGCATGAAAATTCTCGTGCTCCCGAATCAACAGTTCCTGCCCCGTCTGCAAATCCCGAAAGGCCACGGCGAAGGTGCCCGGCTGTTTACTCAGTTCCTGCTCGATTTGCCGGCGGAGTTGGGGCAGCGACGGCCTGGACTGCCCGAAAACAGAAAGGCTGATGAAGAAAAGAAGGGGGAGGGAAAAACTCCGACGCAGAGCTTT
This Larkinella insperata DNA region includes the following protein-coding sequences:
- a CDS encoding serine hydrolase, yielding MVFCCPKALRRSFSLPLLFFISLSVFGQSRPSLPQLRRQIEQELSKQPGTFAVAFRDLQTGQELLIREHENFHAASTMKTPVMIEVYKQAAQGRLSLSDSVLIKNEFRSIVDGSPYSLKASDDSDTLIYTRVGTKRPLSALVYDMIIVSSNLATNLVIDLVDARKVTQTMRDFGAKDIQVRRGVEDKKAFEQGLNNTTTAYDLLVIFEKMATGKAVSPEASADMIRILLDQRFNSVIPAQLPKDVKVAHKTGSIAGVHHDSGIVMLPDGRKYVLVLLGKDLKDDAAAVRNMATVSRLIYDYVTH